Part of the Asterias rubens chromosome 20, eAstRub1.3, whole genome shotgun sequence genome, GAACTTGGGGTTATACTAAACTGATATGTGgatcaggggggggggacaattTAGATTGACCCTAAACTAATTGCTAAGAGAAGTGTGATGTCATAAAATGAAGGTGATACTGACAACTTGTCCTAAGTGCTTTGTGAATTTTGAGCCAAGGCATCAAAATGGAAGATGAGCTTTTTGTTTATTGAGCAACATTTTAAGTAACTTACTCAAGGAGTTAGGgttaaacaaaagtataaaagaAAAATTGGATCAAACAAAATTTCATGATTGATAATTTATTTGAAGGAAACTTACCTGAATTAATTCTGATAGAGGTGCCTCATCCTAAACAAACCGagagaaaataaaatatataaatgttttttagcTCAAACTTTACTATAGGGTCCAACTTTTGCAGGGATTCCATCCGGTGCAGTTGTGTTTAGTCAGCCGTAGGGCAACAAGGGGCAGAAAAGGATGTTAGTCAAAATTGTTGTGGTTACGCTCTTTACTTGCAAATTTATGGAAAAGTATCTGAGAAAGTCTGAATAAATACCTCTTTTGATGGTTTATTTAGAGGGAAATCCAAGCCGATGGACTTCCCTTCTCGACTCGCTATCAGCTCCCCACTCTTGGATTGAAACCTGATGGAATCGCACCTGTTACCAACAACGTAAAACAAGGCTGCTGCAGATGCTAGGGTCGCATGGCCACAAAGATTGACCTCATTGGTGGGAGTGAACCAACGAATCTTCACCCGACTTACTGTATGAAAGAAAAAGGATGTTAATAGGCAACAGTATCCCATTACGTCAAATAAATGCACATCTAGTAACACGCCCCAGTACGCAGAGCATTTACACacatgttttgggttttttgtttatgcaagtcgccagacacacaaagcctgaaggccacttcaaggtgtgggctacaattcaAGTATTTTTCCGGGGgtagttgccacctactcctgtggctgaaaaagggttaacccctttacagtccatacggatgtaggctagGGTATCATCAAttagaagcctggctggtagagcagaaagcactacctccccaactttacgaaaGTTACATAAATGATCGACTCTTGTATTTACCATTCTGAAATGATTCTTCCGGTTCGACCGACTGTAAATAAGCCGTCTCTGATAGATTCATCTCAGCTGCAATTTTCATCTTAGTCTCATCTGGAATATCCTAAGtagacaaaaatcaataaaaaatgtaaagacaaaaataaaattgctcCAGTAGTCACAGACAAGTTTATGTGTTCTAGATTAATCGATGTACATCATGAGACATGACTCCACATGACGAGTCAGGTCAGAGTGAATTAACAAAAGCTCATGATTTAGCCTTATACTTACAGGCCAACTTGCTTAGGACTACCTAGTACTCCAAATTTCCTACATTTTCCCAACAGCAGCAAGTCTCactcatgccccccccccccaaaaaaaaaaaaaaaaattaataaataaataaataaataaataaataaataaataaataaataaatcattattCATTGTCAATTCACTTTCTCTTTCAGTCTTTGCTTTTTGGGAAGTACACCATTTTGATTTCATTCCTCTGTTGTGTTTACTACCTAAAACTTGTTAATATAATTAAAGTTAAGCTCACAATTTATAAGTCGTGACTTGCTCTATGTATGTAGGATGATAAAGTTTATGCTCGGTGCTTTGAAAGTTTGATTTAGTCTTGGACTATATCACTATTTTTTCTAAACGCCAACGTTTAGATTCtttagtaaaaagaaaaaacatgacCTCAAACAAACACTGCTCCCTTACCTCATTTAGCAGGCAGATAGCAGCTGGGTTTCCAGCAAAAGGTATATCGGTGAATGCATCCACTGTCACCATTGGTAACCGTCCTTCTTGTCCAGAAACAGCAAAATTTCCAAACTTTTCGGCTGCCATTTTTTCAGACTCAACTTTTTACTTCTAAGCGCCGGGCAAATTTTTGAAGAGCGCGCCCTCGTCGTCGATCAAGCAGGGCAAATTtttgaagagcgccctcaaacTTGAGGGCGGTCTTcacttttatttactttttttctggAGGGGGCGGGTCATACGTTCATAACTGTTGTTAAAGGGCAGGGTGGTGAGTGGTGTAAACAAATTTCTAAGTTCTATAAAAAATCTTCTCTGAAAATAACAACTTGAACTTTTGTAAAGCTAATTATCTCTCTCATCCCCTTACcttaaacattattattattattgctggaggggttattgttgttgtttgggggaggggggaataTCAATGCTTCTTTTCTTGTACAAGGTACACATTTTTGATGGtcaatatttcaatattttattcACAACATGGTATATTACCACAATGAACATTGTAGTTCCTTCAACATACACTTAAAACCTCAtcattttggtcaaatttgACAGAAATATTATTACATCAAATTGAAAAAGCTGTTTAATTAATTGTAACTTCATAAGTAGGGCAACACAACTGTAATTTTTAAggataacaattaaaatatccaagagtgtattttacataaataaaCCATCGGTAAAATGTATGAATTATTGTGAAATATAagcaagtaaggtttgcggtactcTGTACAAGTGTAAGCTACCAATATAATCCAAACATATCCTCTATATCAGATCTGgactttcatctttgagagggcaaggccatttccattttgaaaaagtaagcAAATccgaagaagaaaaacaattccatTCACTGTTTCACCAAAAAGGTACAATTTCAGGAAACTGGttaaattgtatgttttttacattttgtaagtGTTATTTATATGTTTTGTATAGACAATCCTatccactaaaaaaaataactaaccaTGACTTTTGGAGATAAATACAAAAGCATAAAGAgacattgaaagaaacaacacaagAAAGTCTTATTTATGAATTAGTTCAATTTATAACTGTCATGACTTTCTAACTGATGATTTTGAGAATATGACTGGTTTTTAAAAGTCATATGAGAATGATAAATTAAGATTGAAgtgacaaacaaatacaattttcaGTTTAGGTTTCTATTGCAAAATAACTAGTTTATTGTAAGTTCCCTTCTACAATTAGTTACCAAGGGCATATCTTGGTGACTCTGACTAGAAACTAGTTAATTTTCACAAGTTCAAtgaccaaaataaaaaacagaaagaGTTTGTGACTTCTCTCTCCGCTTTGTTTTCTAAAATGTACAGCCTTCATTTTCTGATTTCAAAGTACTTTTAATACTGCAAAAAatggttaatggcctgatgttttagccctagcagagtctttcgtGAAGGCTCAATTCTATTAACAATATACTTCAACGTTTTGTTCTTTTTgacttaattgttttttttacaactaaATTCGATGTCATTATTTCCAGAAGCCCCTTGACTCAGTGAGTCAAATCCTAAACTATTATAGTTGGCTTTTTTTTACAGGGTCGTAACACTATTGCTTAAGGATTTACAATTTACCACCagatagcgccctcatgtgatTAAGCATAACATCTATTCCAACTGCTGAAGATGGAGTTTCTAGCTTAGCAGCCACAGAGAATGCTTTGAGTTAGCTGATGAGCAGTAAAATTCAAGTAAGATAATAAAGAACATTGTAACCAGAATAGACTAGCTCCCAGTACTTGGGAATATCTGTGTTTTCCTGGCACATTTCCACATTGCATCCAAAATGCGTGAGAGGCCCAGCTCCTTAGACTTGTCCAGTCCTCTCTGTATTCGGTTTTTGACAACTCCTACGAATTCCTTGTTGCTTAACTTCCCATCATCtaggaaataaaaacaaaaaagtgaaataaattgTGTTAGTTCAGAGATTTTGTATATATTGTGTGTTCATATACACTCTTTCTGAGATACTTAGTCAGGGCTGGTTCTAATCAAACACCTCTTTCAAGTGAGAGTGTTTCTCAACAATGCTACCaaacaattgttgtttttaatcaatCAGAAAAGATAGATAGATTCAAGTGGGTGCCTTGTTATGACGTACCAAGAGGAAGGCCTCTGATTGGTCATAAATAAATGTGCAGTTATCGTTGGTTAAAAGTAAACGTCAAGGTAATGTATTTCTGAAACGAGACCCTACTCACCATTTTCATCAAAGAGGGTAAATACAATGTCTAGTACCCTGTCTGTCAGCTGTACATGTGCAACCATGTTCCCAACATGCTTCAAGGTTTCTGTTCAAAGATGGATGGAAGTACCAATAAATGAAAACAGTCTGAATATCGAGAGCTTGAAGGACAAAAgctttgggttttttaaaggtttattaCTTTacttttgtatgcaagtcgccagacacacaaggcctgaaggccatttCAAGgagtgggctacaatcaactatttttccaggg contains:
- the LOC117303844 gene encoding phenazine biosynthesis-like domain-containing protein 1; amino-acid sequence: MAAEKFGNFAVSGQEGRLPMVTVDAFTDIPFAGNPAAICLLNEDIPDETKMKIAAEMNLSETAYLQSVEPEESFQNVSRVKIRWFTPTNEVNLCGHATLASAAALFYVVGNRCDSIRFQSKSGELIASREGKSIGLDFPLNKPSKEDEAPLSELIQVTIGDYKPQEVFYSETTKKLLLRLSDSETRDTLESLKPDCTAMMAAPNASHVRGVIVTLKGNRDNGGVGAADRQYDFISRYFSPWNGIPEDPVTGSAHTVLAGYWAETLSKKELYARQCSKRGGDIEMRIRDEGRVDLLGRATVVLQGEIAI